A single genomic interval of Natator depressus isolate rNatDep1 chromosome 14, rNatDep2.hap1, whole genome shotgun sequence harbors:
- the LOC141998237 gene encoding olfactory receptor 5B21-like: MVQPNLSMFITFHDHRMQLMEKGDVENQTDVTEFILLGLGDLPELQIPLFLVFLVIYIVTMAGNFLIIALVVTDQHLHTPMYFFLGNLSCLETCYTSAFLPRMLASLLTGDRTISVGGCKTQFFFFCFLATTECYLLAVMSYDRYLAICKPLHYGTCMNGKLCLQLAAGCWISGFLPCTIVMCFMSQLIFCGPSVMEHFFCDLTPMLKLSCSDTSQIMLVLYIFSFPDAVSPFLLTLTSYVCIVSTILRIPSTTGRQKAFSTCFSHLIVVTLFYGTIMIVYTLPKSSNLRALNKVFSVCYTVLTPLANPLIYSLRNREVKEALRKAVRKCLALTKKSD; this comes from the coding sequence ATGGTCCAGCCAAATCTTTCAATGTTCATTACTTTTCACGATCACAGGATGCAGCTCATGGAGAAAGGAGATGTGGAAAATCAAACAGATGTGACAGAATTCATCCTCCTGGGGCTTGGGGATCTCCCTGAACTGCAGATCCCTCTCTTTCTGGTTTTCCTAGTGATCTATATTGTGACCATGGCAGGGAACTTCCTCATCATTGCTCTAGTTGTGACTGATCagcaccttcacacccccatgtacttcttcctggggaacttgTCCTGCTTGGAGACCTGCTACACTTCTGCCTTCCTGCCCAGGatgctggccagtctcctgactggggacagaaccatttCTGTGGGGGGCTGCAAGacacagttttttttcttttgttttctagcAACTACAGAGTGTTATCTCCTGGCAGTGATGTCTTATGATCGATATTTAGCCATATGCAAACCACTGCACTATGGAACCTGTATGAATGGCAAGTTGTGCCTCCAGCTAGCAGCTGGTTGTTGGATAAGTGGATTTCTACCTTGTACAATAGTGATGTGTTTTATGTCACAATTAATTTTCTGTGGCCCCAGTGTAATGGAGCATTTCTTTTGTGATCTCACCCCAATGCTAAAGCTCTCCTGCAGTGACACGAGCCAGATTATGCTGGTTCTTTACATATTTTCCTTCCCAGATGCAGTTTCCCCATTTCTATTAACCTTGACATCCTATGTTTGTATCGTTAGCACCATCCTGAGAATCCCTTCCACCACCGGgaggcaaaaggccttttccactTGCTTCTCTCACCTCATCGTGGTAACACTTTTCTATGGGACCATAATGATTGTCTACACGCTACCGAAATCCAGCAACCTGAGAGCCCTGAACAAAGTGTTCTCTGTCTGCTACACAGTCCTGACTCCCCTGGCCaatcccctcatctacagcctgagaaacagagAGGTCAAGGAGGCCCTGAGAAAAGCTGTCAGGAAATGTCTGGCCCTCACAAAGAAGTCAGACTAG